The Vigna unguiculata cultivar IT97K-499-35 chromosome 1, ASM411807v1, whole genome shotgun sequence nucleotide sequence aaacgtaaatttaaattaatttataactaaGTTggaagtaaaatttgaaaatgttatgttattctttttacaaattaactctgcttaaattaattttaatttatataaatctgATTTCATTATTtccccccttttttttttcaaaagttcttaattgaaacatatatttatcGATCAAtctaatatataagaaaaaaaagagttctGATATAATATATGAATAGTGAGACATGAAACAAAATAACCATTCTTTATTAAGAACTAATAATACATGATTAAGAAGTTGATAAAGATGGTGGTGGTTGGTGTGAATGGCGTGAATGGTGACGTGAGTGGGTGTGTGGTGTTTGGTGCGGTGGTGGGGGTGGTGCTCGGCGTATTGGTCggtgtggtggttgtggtgatggTGCTCGGGGTGGTAATGGATCAATGGGTTCTTGCGCTTCTGCGTTCTTGAAACACAAATCTACATCACAAAAATCTTAAGAATAATGCcaactcaaattttcaaataaaacaataactctAATTCTCCACAAAAGGTTATGTAAAAGATTTAGTTTCATACTAAGAACTCAAGACGtgtcatgaaaaaaaaaatgaatcattTGAATTGAGAAACTAAAGAGTGAGTGAATAGAACATCGTTATTAATAACCTGCAGTCATGATGAGGAGGACTAACAGTGTCACACTGACAATGAAACATCTTGAAGATCCCATGTTGTTCAGTGAATATGTTattcaaccacaattatttatctatatatacTCAAATGACGGACAGAGTTTCACACAAAAgacaaaagttatttatattctttaattgtgTTAACTCATGCATAGATGTAAATTTAATTCTATAGAttcaagggttaaatatgtttctggtccttaactttcagtgaattttttGGAATCagtcaatttcaaaactttgaaccaatttagtccttcatctttcgaaatacgtggatttagttcttttaatcaaatttttgttaggtttatttgatgttgcATACCCATTTCAGaaatgtgacacgtggcagtcactatTCATAACCGTcaatgatttaaacgatgttagcaaaaaaagacccaattgaacaaaattgacgaaaattaggacctatttgaacacaaaaccaaaattatgacttatttgagaaaacttgaagaaaattggtaccaaaaagatattttaaccattAATGAAtgttagagctgtcaaaacggataACCCGGTCCGACCTGACTCGACCTACCACGGGTTaatgatttagtgagccaacccaatcTGGCTCACTTTTTAGcaagccaaaaaaattcgaacccggcctggcccaccacgggttggcaggttaaacgggttggctcacgggttcacttaattaaaaaaatattttttttattatttttttaatcaaaactaaattgtaattctaattaaaatctaaataaaatttaatacaatcaaaatacaaaccaaaataaaaagaatacaaattatttatgtgttggataaaaaaaaaacctaacatgaCTCAAATGAAAGCCCAACTTCTGT carries:
- the LOC114184835 gene encoding forkhead box protein J3-like, which encodes MGSSRCFIVSVTLLVLLIMTADLCFKNAEAQEPIDPLPPRAPSPQPPHRPIRRAPPPPPHQTPHTHSRHHSRHSHQPPPSLSTS